A region of Lacinutrix sp. Hel_I_90 DNA encodes the following proteins:
- a CDS encoding fructose 1,6-bisphosphatase encodes MSFSDLFDSGFKKRNEDHFASIVRVAMDDGIISEEEKKFLDRLARNLDISEGDYKIILKDYQSHPINPPTSYDSRLERLYDLARMVYVDHIKGNQEEVLLRKIGVGLGFNPENVKYVVDKALILVGNGVDLETFTEEIKQMNR; translated from the coding sequence ATGTCATTTTCAGATTTATTTGATAGCGGATTTAAAAAGCGTAATGAAGATCATTTTGCTTCAATTGTTAGAGTTGCCATGGATGATGGAATTATTAGCGAAGAGGAAAAAAAGTTTTTAGACCGTTTGGCACGTAATTTAGATATTAGTGAGGGCGATTATAAGATTATTTTAAAGGATTACCAATCACACCCTATTAATCCTCCAACGTCTTACGATAGCCGTTTAGAGCGCTTATATGACTTAGCGCGTATGGTTTATGTAGACCATATTAAAGGCAATCAAGAGGAGGTTTTATTAAGAAAAATTGGTGTTGGTCTGGGCTTTAACCCAGAGAATGTAAAGTACGTTGTTGATAAAGCATTAATTTTAGTAGGTAACGGTGTTGATTTAGAGACGTTTACAGAAGAAATTAAACAAATGAATAGATAA
- a CDS encoding hotdog fold thioesterase: protein MDKATKERLIRLAEEDIPIHKYFGLKVELIEKEFIRIKVPFRKDFVGDIRTNRWHGGIMATIMDSVGGAIGIANFESPDDKLSTIDLRIDYLRFAEGEDLIFEGKLVRMGNRIMVTKMKAFQQGVLVAEGKGVYNFLRS, encoded by the coding sequence ATGGATAAAGCAACTAAAGAAAGATTAATTCGGTTAGCCGAAGAAGACATTCCAATTCATAAATATTTTGGTTTAAAAGTAGAGCTTATTGAAAAAGAGTTCATTCGAATTAAAGTTCCCTTTCGCAAAGACTTTGTTGGCGATATTCGCACGAATCGTTGGCACGGTGGTATTATGGCCACAATTATGGACTCTGTTGGTGGTGCTATTGGGATTGCCAATTTTGAATCACCCGATGATAAGCTTTCAACTATTGATTTGCGAATAGACTATCTGCGGTTTGCTGAGGGCGAAGACCTTATTTTCGAGGGCAAGTTAGTGCGAATGGGTAATCGCATTATGGTGACAAAAATGAAAGCATTTCAACAAGGTGTTTTAGTTGCTGAAGGCAAAGGCGTTTATAATTTTCTTCGGTCGTAA